From the genome of Camelus bactrianus isolate YW-2024 breed Bactrian camel chromosome 33, ASM4877302v1, whole genome shotgun sequence, one region includes:
- the ZNF202 gene encoding zinc finger protein 202 isoform X1, which produces MMATALEPEDQDLWEEEGILMVKLEDDPTCRPESILERDDPVLETSHQNFRCFRYQEAASPREALIRLRELCHQWLRPERRTKEQILELLVLEQFLTVLPGELQSWVRGQRPESGEEAVTLVEGLQKQPRRPRRWVTVHVHGQEVLSEETVPPGAAPESASGLQDPAQPSTPEEPHRETTRSPEPGAPEERSQCPEPEFQPLQEREAPVPQDPAVPEERSPGSPEMVALLTALSQGLVTFKDVAVCISQDQWSDLDPAQKEFYGEYVLEEDCGIVVSLSFPIPRLDEISPAGEEEPLIPDIAEPPEPQEPEILSFTYTGDRSEDEEEDPEQEDPSLEDPHQPTVGDADVHQAADCEIVFEDDPDRLNERRLDTNISQANSSASLQETMPVHPLLGRQHDCPVCGKSFTCNSHLVRHLRTHTGEKPYKCMECGKSYTRSSHLARHQKVHKGGAPYKYPLNRKNLDETSPLVQAERTPPVEKPYRCDDCGKHFRWTSDLVRHQRTHTGEKPFFCTICGKSFSQKSVLTTHQRIHLGGKPYLCGECGEDFSAHRRYLAHRKTHAAQEFYLCSECGRCFSHSAALAKHLRGHASVRPCRCTECGKSFSRRDHLVRHQRTHTGEKPFTCPTCGKSFSRGYHLIRHQRTHSGKAS; this is translated from the exons ATGATGGCTACAGCCTTGGAACCAGAGGACCAAGACCTGTGGGAAGAAGAGGGAATTCTCATGGTGAAATTGGAAGATGATCCCACCTGTCGGCCAGAGTCCATCTTAGAGAGGGATGACCCTGTGCTCGAGACGTCACACCAGAACTTCCGATGCTTTCGGTACCAGGAAGCAGCGAGCCCTCGAGAAGCTCTCATCCGGCTTCGAGAACTGTGTCATCAGTggctgaggccagagaggaggaCAAAGGAGCAGATCCTAGAGCTGCTCGTGCTGGAGCAGTTCCTGACCGTCCTGCCCGGGGAACTGCAGAGCTGGGTGCGGGGCCAGCGGCCAGAGAGTGGCGAGGAGGCCGTGACGCTGGTGGAGGGTTTGCAGAAACAACCCAGGAGACCAAGGCGGTGG GTGACTGTCCATGTTCACGGCCAGGAAGTCCTATCAGAGGAGACGGTGCCCCCGGGAGCGGCGCCCGAGTCAGCTAGTGGGCTCCAGGATCCTGCACAGCCCTCGACCCCTGAGGAGCCCCACCGGGAGACCACGCGGAGCCCAGAGCCGGGGGCGCCCGAAGAGCGGAGCCAGTGCCCCGAGCCGGAGTTCCAGCCCCTGCAGGAGCGCG AGGCTCCGGTGCCACAGGACCCAGCCGTTCCTGAAGAGAGGAGCCCCGGAAGCCCAGAGATGGTTGCCCTCCTTACAGCTCTATCTCAG GGATTGGTAACTTTCAAGGACGTGGCCGTGTGCATCTCCCAGGACCAGTGGAGTGACCTGGATCCAGCCCAGAAAGAGTTTTATGGGGAATATGTCTTGGAAGAAGACTGTGGAATTGTGGTCTCCCTGT CATTTCCAATCCCCAGACTGGATGAGATCTCCCCCGCTGGAGAGGAGGAGCCTTTGATCCCAGACATCGCAGAGCCTCCAGAGCCTCAAGAGCCAGAAATCCTGAGCTTCACCTACACAG gagacaggagtgaggatgaaGAGGAGGATCCTGAGCAGGAGGACCCGAGTTTGGAGGACCCCCACCAGCCCACCGTGGGAGATGCAGACGTTCACCAGGCTGCAGACTGCGAAATAGTCTTTGAAGATGATCCAGACAGACTCAACGAAAGAAGACttgacacaaatatttctcaagcTAATAGTTCAGCGAGCCTTCAGGAAACCATGCCTGTCCACCCCCTGTTGGGGAGACAGCATGACTGCCCTGTATGTGGGAAAAGTTTCACTTGTAACTCCCACCTTGTTAGACACCTGAGgactcacacaggagagaaaccctataAGTGTATGGAATGTGGGAAAAGTTACACACGGAGCTCACATCTCGCCAGGCACCAAAAGGTTCACAAAGGGGGCGCTCCTTATAAATATCCCCTAAACCGGAAGAATTTAGATGAGACCTCCCCTCTGGTCCAGGCGGAGAGAACCCCCCCTGTTGAGAAACCCTACAGATGTGACGATTGCGGGAAACACTTCCGCTGGACTTCAGACCTTGTCAGGCACCAGAGGACACATACGGGAGAAAAACCCTTCTTCTGCACGATTTGTGGCAAAAGCTTCAGCCAGAAATCCGTGCTCACAACACACCAAAGAATCCACCTTGGAGGCAAGCCCTACTTGTGTGGCGAGTGTGGCGAGGACTTCAGTGCGCACAGGCGGTACCTGGCTCACCGCAAGACGCACGCGGCCCAGGAGTTCTACCTGTGCAGTGAGTGCGGCCGCTGCTTCAGCCACAGCGCCGCGCTGGCCAAGCACCTGCGGGGCCACGCCTCGGTCAGGCCGTGCCGCTGCACCGAGTGTGGGAAGAGCTTCAGCCGGAGGGACCACCTCGTCAGGCATCAGAGAACACACACGGGCGAGAAGCCCTTCACGTGCCCCACCTGTGGGAAGAGCTTCAGCAGGGGCTACCACTTAATCAGGCATCAGAGGACCCACTCAGGAAAGGCCTCCTAG
- the ZNF202 gene encoding zinc finger protein 202 isoform X2: MLSVPGSSEPSRSSHPASRTVSSVAEAREEDKGADPRAARAGAVPDRPARGTAELGAGPAAREWRGGRDAGGGFAETTQETKAVTVHVHGQEVLSEETVPPGAAPESASGLQDPAQPSTPEEPHRETTRSPEPGAPEERSQCPEPEFQPLQEREAPVPQDPAVPEERSPGSPEMVALLTALSQGLVTFKDVAVCISQDQWSDLDPAQKEFYGEYVLEEDCGIVVSLSFPIPRLDEISPAGEEEPLIPDIAEPPEPQEPEILSFTYTGDRSEDEEEDPEQEDPSLEDPHQPTVGDADVHQAADCEIVFEDDPDRLNERRLDTNISQANSSASLQETMPVHPLLGRQHDCPVCGKSFTCNSHLVRHLRTHTGEKPYKCMECGKSYTRSSHLARHQKVHKGGAPYKYPLNRKNLDETSPLVQAERTPPVEKPYRCDDCGKHFRWTSDLVRHQRTHTGEKPFFCTICGKSFSQKSVLTTHQRIHLGGKPYLCGECGEDFSAHRRYLAHRKTHAAQEFYLCSECGRCFSHSAALAKHLRGHASVRPCRCTECGKSFSRRDHLVRHQRTHTGEKPFTCPTCGKSFSRGYHLIRHQRTHSGKAS, encoded by the exons ATGCTTTCGGTACCAGGAAGCAGCGAGCCCTCGAGAAGCTCTCATCCGGCTTCGAGAACTGTGTCATCAGTggctgaggccagagaggaggaCAAAGGAGCAGATCCTAGAGCTGCTCGTGCTGGAGCAGTTCCTGACCGTCCTGCCCGGGGAACTGCAGAGCTGGGTGCGGGGCCAGCGGCCAGAGAGTGGCGAGGAGGCCGTGACGCTGGTGGAGGGTTTGCAGAAACAACCCAGGAGACCAAGGCG GTGACTGTCCATGTTCACGGCCAGGAAGTCCTATCAGAGGAGACGGTGCCCCCGGGAGCGGCGCCCGAGTCAGCTAGTGGGCTCCAGGATCCTGCACAGCCCTCGACCCCTGAGGAGCCCCACCGGGAGACCACGCGGAGCCCAGAGCCGGGGGCGCCCGAAGAGCGGAGCCAGTGCCCCGAGCCGGAGTTCCAGCCCCTGCAGGAGCGCG AGGCTCCGGTGCCACAGGACCCAGCCGTTCCTGAAGAGAGGAGCCCCGGAAGCCCAGAGATGGTTGCCCTCCTTACAGCTCTATCTCAG GGATTGGTAACTTTCAAGGACGTGGCCGTGTGCATCTCCCAGGACCAGTGGAGTGACCTGGATCCAGCCCAGAAAGAGTTTTATGGGGAATATGTCTTGGAAGAAGACTGTGGAATTGTGGTCTCCCTGT CATTTCCAATCCCCAGACTGGATGAGATCTCCCCCGCTGGAGAGGAGGAGCCTTTGATCCCAGACATCGCAGAGCCTCCAGAGCCTCAAGAGCCAGAAATCCTGAGCTTCACCTACACAG gagacaggagtgaggatgaaGAGGAGGATCCTGAGCAGGAGGACCCGAGTTTGGAGGACCCCCACCAGCCCACCGTGGGAGATGCAGACGTTCACCAGGCTGCAGACTGCGAAATAGTCTTTGAAGATGATCCAGACAGACTCAACGAAAGAAGACttgacacaaatatttctcaagcTAATAGTTCAGCGAGCCTTCAGGAAACCATGCCTGTCCACCCCCTGTTGGGGAGACAGCATGACTGCCCTGTATGTGGGAAAAGTTTCACTTGTAACTCCCACCTTGTTAGACACCTGAGgactcacacaggagagaaaccctataAGTGTATGGAATGTGGGAAAAGTTACACACGGAGCTCACATCTCGCCAGGCACCAAAAGGTTCACAAAGGGGGCGCTCCTTATAAATATCCCCTAAACCGGAAGAATTTAGATGAGACCTCCCCTCTGGTCCAGGCGGAGAGAACCCCCCCTGTTGAGAAACCCTACAGATGTGACGATTGCGGGAAACACTTCCGCTGGACTTCAGACCTTGTCAGGCACCAGAGGACACATACGGGAGAAAAACCCTTCTTCTGCACGATTTGTGGCAAAAGCTTCAGCCAGAAATCCGTGCTCACAACACACCAAAGAATCCACCTTGGAGGCAAGCCCTACTTGTGTGGCGAGTGTGGCGAGGACTTCAGTGCGCACAGGCGGTACCTGGCTCACCGCAAGACGCACGCGGCCCAGGAGTTCTACCTGTGCAGTGAGTGCGGCCGCTGCTTCAGCCACAGCGCCGCGCTGGCCAAGCACCTGCGGGGCCACGCCTCGGTCAGGCCGTGCCGCTGCACCGAGTGTGGGAAGAGCTTCAGCCGGAGGGACCACCTCGTCAGGCATCAGAGAACACACACGGGCGAGAAGCCCTTCACGTGCCCCACCTGTGGGAAGAGCTTCAGCAGGGGCTACCACTTAATCAGGCATCAGAGGACCCACTCAGGAAAGGCCTCCTAG